In Staphylococcus saccharolyticus, one genomic interval encodes:
- a CDS encoding proteophosphoglycan 5, producing MKQIVFKLSCFMMIISVASLSTLSSELNAATSGGSSSSASSSARGSTSSSSSMSRSSAVNASRNAQQSSQRAAQQAAKSSSMSSNKVASKYHQSTRNQQFKSRSMMPSKRPYSSGTSYSSQFVTTSYYNNWLYFYLFASMSQSQHEKKNNIDYQMNMLKQQMKPHEKLYTITVQTKHGKRVVVVSKKQYDQIKTGQHIKIKNGIV from the coding sequence ATGAAACAAATTGTATTTAAATTAAGTTGCTTCATGATGATTATCAGCGTAGCCTCTTTAAGCACATTATCGTCAGAATTGAATGCAGCAACATCTGGAGGTTCAAGTAGTAGCGCATCATCTTCAGCCAGAGGTTCAACATCTTCAAGTTCTTCAATGAGCCGTTCAAGTGCTGTTAATGCGTCGCGCAATGCTCAACAATCGAGTCAACGTGCAGCACAACAAGCAGCTAAATCAAGCAGTATGTCATCGAATAAGGTTGCATCAAAGTATCATCAATCGACACGCAATCAACAGTTTAAATCGAGATCAATGATGCCTTCAAAAAGACCTTATAGCTCAGGAACGTCTTATTCATCTCAGTTTGTAACCACTTCTTACTACAATAATTGGTTGTACTTTTATCTTTTCGCATCAATGTCACAAAGCCAACATGAAAAGAAAAATAACATCGATTATCAAATGAATATGTTAAAGCAACAGATGAAACCTCATGAAAAGTTATATACTATTACGGTTCAAACTAAGCATGGGAAACGGGTCGTTGTAGTATCTAAAAAACAATACGACCAGATTAAAACGGGTCAGCACATCAAAATAAAAAATGGAATTGTGTAA
- the lepB gene encoding signal peptidase I, protein MKKEILEWIIAIAVALIIVGLVQKFLFASYTVKGESMHPTFEDKNRVIVNRISKTLNHIESGDVVIFHATKSEDYIKRLIGKPGDTVQYKKDQLYLNSKKVSEPYLDYNKKHKVGKYLTENFTSKKLKGSNDNIKIPKNKYLVLGDNRENSVDSRYEEVGLVDKDQIVGKVTFRYWPFNQWKGGFNSGTFPN, encoded by the coding sequence ATGAAAAAAGAAATATTAGAATGGATTATTGCTATTGCAGTTGCGCTTATCATCGTAGGTTTAGTTCAAAAATTCTTATTTGCATCTTATACCGTTAAAGGGGAGTCTATGCATCCTACTTTTGAAGATAAAAATAGAGTCATAGTGAATCGTATATCAAAAACGCTTAATCACATTGAAAGTGGTGATGTAGTAATCTTTCATGCCACTAAAAGTGAAGATTATATTAAACGTTTGATTGGTAAGCCAGGAGATACAGTTCAATATAAAAAAGACCAACTTTATTTAAATAGTAAAAAGGTATCAGAACCATATTTAGATTACAATAAGAAGCACAAAGTAGGTAAATATTTGACTGAGAACTTCACTTCTAAAAAGTTAAAAGGTTCAAATGATAATATAAAAATTCCTAAAAATAAATATTTAGTATTAGGTGATAATCGAGAAAATAGTGTGGATAGTCGTTATGAAGAAGTGGGTCTCGTTGATAAAGATCAAATCGTAGGTAAGGTTACATTTAGATACTGGCCGTTTAATCAGTGGAAAGGTGGATTTAATTCGGGTACTTTTCCTAACTAA